In the Purpureocillium takamizusanense chromosome 5, complete sequence genome, one interval contains:
- the PDR16 gene encoding Phosphatidylinositol transfer protein (PITP) (EggNog:ENOG503NWM0~COG:I): protein MAATGTAAASADATAPRKTPLEHPTADSRRAPRAELTAEQTAKYEALLDKARSYSDVNCDEKKAAAAAAAAAAAAGGVSDKDDNNNTGERRRSGPVTEAERAWLTRECLLRYLRATKWNVEDASRRLQATLAWRREYGLEGLTAAYISPEQETGKQMVAGFDREGRPCQYLNPGRQNTDASPRQIHHLFYMVERVVDVMPAGVESLSLLINFKPSKQRQNTSVPISTAREVLHILQNHYPERLGKALIINVPWIVQCFFKIITPFIDPVTRGKLKFNEDMRQYVPPEQLWSADWNGDMDFEYDHDVYWPAFNDLCRGRREAKMARWRAAGGVVGESEDYLAGGTDVSVSGFRYEGDSAAAAAVTPAADMVETANGDGKSGDGHADGVDIVREKMEAAVLTDGNGTAREHEVTGGAA, encoded by the exons atggccgccaccggcacggcagcagcctcggccgacgcgacggcgccgagaaAGACGCCGCTCGAGCACCCCACGGCGGAcagcaggcgggcgcccCGGGCGGAGCTGACGGCGGAGCAGACGGCCAAGtacgaggcgctgctggacaaGGCACGCAGCTACAGCGACGTCAACtgcgacgagaagaaggcggcggcggcggcggcggcggcggcggcggcggccggtggcgtcagcgacaaggacgacaacaacaacaccggggagaggcggcggtcgggccccgtgacggaggcggagcggGCGTGGCTCACGCGCGAGTGCCTGCTGCGGTACCTGCGGGCGACCAAGTGGaacgtcgaggacgcgtcgcggcggctgcaggcgacgctggcgtggcggcgcgagtACGGGCTCGAGGGTCTGACGGCGGCGTACATCTCGCCGGAGCAGGAGACGGGCAAGCAGATGGTGGCGGGCTTCGaccgcgagggccgccccTGCCAGTACCTCAACCCGGGCAGGCAGAACACGGACGCGAGCCCGCGCCAGATCCACCACCTCTTCTACATGGtggagcgcgtcgtcgacgtgatgcccgcgggcgtcgagtcgcTGAGCCTGCTCATCAACTTCAAGCCCAGCAAGCAGAGGCAGAACACGAGCGTGCccatctcgacggccagggaGGTGCTGCACATTTTGCAGAATCATTACCCGGAGCGCCTGGGCAAGGCGCTCATTATCAACG TCCCGTGGATCGTCCAGTGCTTCTTCAAAATCATCACGCCCTTCATCGACCCCGTCACGCGCGGCAAGCTCAAGTTCAACGAGGACATGCGCCAGTACGTGCCGCCGGAGCAGCTGTGGAGCGCCGACTGGAACGGCGACATGGACTTTGAGTACGACCACGACGTGTACTGGCCGGCCTTCAACGACCtgtgccgcggccgccgcgaggccaagatggcgcggtggcgggccgcgggcggcgtcgtgggcgagtCGGAGGACTACCTCGCGGGGGGCACCGACGTGAGCGTTTCGGGGTTCCGATACGAGGgggactcggcggcggcggcggcggtcacaCCGGCGGCTGACATGGTCGAAACGGCAAACGGAGACGGCaagagcggcgacgggcacgcgGATGGCGTGGATATCGTGCGAGAGAAGATGGAGGCGGCAGTGCTGACCGACGGTAATGGTACGGCGAGGGAGCACGAGGTgactggcggcgcggcatga
- a CDS encoding uncharacterized protein (EggNog:ENOG503NX6C~COG:O): MAAASVMDSLARLGLQLPEFLFQAGSNASSSSSSSSPLSTSISAVLFGAGGVGSNGSGSGAGGGSSGSGPGSATGSGASGPFSAGVMDSFLATAGYSSSPLMQLFLFVYRQLGAQLGLDPSVVLTMLGVLWGASKIWQQVWAYVWELLDRHFMCAMYVGEYDHIYSQLMKWLSLQQSIKSSRYLMAQTVWKSAWDDEEELEHALFWTDGDDGDGQQRYLNFSNQAARSGPRFVPAMGITGFWHKGTYFRVTRRKESLMSTSGWGAMKDLEEIKIACFGRSIEPIKRLLADAKTAYYFDTYRKTTIYRPRPKELRRENGMWHQVARRPIRPMRTVVLDGQEKHNVLADVNEYLHPATPRWYASRGIPLRRGYLFHGPPGTGKTSFSFALAGVFGIDIYVISLQDVNVTEEDLAALFTKLPRRCIVLLEDIDTAGLRRDDDDNEDVSDAESQEKEKEKEKEKEKDNKEGKGGEVNKATIKGAKALTNGVNGDHKAKDVSKKKNGGKKDKAKKKSSKKKAVESSDDSDASDSDETADSSGSDTDTDTDTKTKKSRKRRSKKRGGSRNLSSSSSGRKVVALESISLSGLLNAIDGVASHEGRVLIMTTNKPESLDEALIRPGRVDVQVAFMNASSEQAAELFYRMYEASRPRQRGLPLGGQQQQQQQHKEKEKKSQEHLQQQQQQKRAAATTTTTTTMGPSGSADRPAVEAMLLQPHEELDVSEEELRGIAHEFGRRIPAGTFSPAEIQGFLLKRKKSPRKALEDVEGWVEAAVKQKETNSKVSTVQ, translated from the coding sequence ATGGCCGCCGCTTCCGTCATGgactcgctcgcccgcctgggCCTCCAGCTGCCCGAGTTCCTGTTCCAGGCCGGCAGCaacgcctcgtcgtcgtcgtcgtcgtcttcgccgctgTCGACCTCCATATCCGCGGTGCTGTTCGGCGCTGGTGGGGTCGGCAGCaacggctccggctccggcgccggtggtgggTCCTCCGGCTCCGGGCCCGGGTCCGCGACCGGCTCCGGTGCCAGCGGTCCCTTCTCCGCGGGCGTCATGGACAGCTTcctcgccacggcgggctactcgtcgtcgccgctcatgcagctcttcctcttcgtctaCCGGCAGCtgggcgcgcagctcgggCTCGACCCCTCGGTGGTGCTTACCATGCTGGGCGTGCTCTGGGGCGCCAGTAAGATCTGGCAGCAGGTCTGGGCCTACGTctgggagctgctggaccgGCACTTCATGTGCGCCATGTACGTGGGCGAGTACGACCACATCTACTCGCAGCTCATGAAGTGGCTGTCGCTGCAGCAGAGCATCAAGAGCAGCCGCTACCTCATGGCCCAGACGGTGTGGAAGAGCGcctgggacgacgaggaggagctcgagcacGCCCTCTTCTggaccgacggcgacgacggcgacggccagcaaaGGTACCTTAACTTCTCTAAccaggccgcccgctccgGCCCGCGCTTCGTCCCCGCCATGGGCATCACCGGCTTCTGGCACAAGGGCACCTACTTCCGCGTCACCCGCCGCAAGGAGTCCCTCATGAGCACCAGCGGCTGGGGCGCCATGAAGGACCTCGAGGAGATCAAGATCGCCTGCTTCGGCCGCTCTATAGAGCCTATCAAGCGCCTACTCGCCGACGCAAAGACAGCCTACTACTTCGACACCTACCGCAAGACCACCATCTACCGCCCCCGCCCCaaggagctgcgccgcgagaACGGCATGTGGCAccaggtcgcccgccggcctATCCGCCCCATGCGcaccgtcgtcctcgacggccaggagAAGCATaacgtcctcgccgacgtcaaCGAGTACCTGCACCCGGCCACGCCTCGCTGGTACGCCTCGCGCGGCAtccccctccgccgcggctACCTGTTCCACGGCCcgcccggcaccggcaagacGAGCTTCTCTTTtgcgctcgccggcgtcttcGGCATCGATATTTACGTCATTAGTCTGCAGGACGTCAAcgtcaccgaggaggacctGGCCGCCCTCTTCACCAAGCTCCCCCGGCGATGCATCGTCTTGCTCGAGGACATTGACACGGCGGGTCTCCgaagagacgacgacgacaacgaagACGTCTCCGACGCCGAGAGCCaggaaaaagaaaaggaaaaggaaaaggagaAAGAAAAGGACAACAAGGAGGGTAAGGGCGGAGAGGTTAACAAGGCAACGATAAAAGGGGCCAAGGCCTTGACCAACGGCGTCAATGGCGACcacaaggccaaggacgtcAGCAAAAAGAAGAATGGCGGGAAAAAagacaaggccaagaagaaatccagcaagaagaaggcggtaGAGTCaagcgacgacagcgacgcttccgacagcgacgagacCGCGGACAGCAGCGGAAgcgacaccgacaccgacaccgacacaAAGACCAAGAAGAGTCGCAAGCGGCGGAGCAAGAAGCGCGGGGGCAGCCGAAAcctgtcatcgtcgtcgtcgggccgcaAGGTGGTGGCCCTCGAGAGCATCTCGCTGTCGGGCTTGCTCAACGCCATCGATGGCGTGGCGTCGCACGAGGGCCGCGTGCTCATCATGACGACCAACAAGCCCGAGTCGCTCGATGAGGCGCTCATCCGGCCGGGGCGCGTCGACGTACAGGTGGCGTTCATGAACGCGTCGAGtgagcaggcggcggagctgTTTTACCGCATGTAtgaggcgtcgcggccgcggcaaagGGGGTTGCCGTTaggggggcagcagcagcagcagcagcagcacaaggaaaaggagaagaagagtCAGGAgcatctgcagcagcagcagcagcaaaagagggcggcagcgacgacgacgacgacgacgacgatggggccGTCAGGGTCGGCGGACCGGCCGGCAGTCGAAGCCATGCTCCTACAGCCGcacgaggagctggacgtgtccgaggaggagctcagGGGCATCGCGCACGAGTTTGGGCGGCGCATCCCGGCGGGGACGTTTTCGCCGGCCGAGATCCAGGGCTTCCTGCTCAAGCGCAAGAAGAGCCCGcgcaaggcgctcgaggacgtcgagggctgggtggaggcggcggtgaaGCAAAAGGAGACCAACTCCAAGGTGTCTACGGTGCAATGA
- the trs31 gene encoding Trafficking protein particle complex subunit 31 (BUSCO:EOG09263ZW6~COG:U~EggNog:ENOG503P13Z), producing MANLEPPGGGSSAPAVKEPGLRVPSSGKTIYHRPLNRSKTAELSQASFAYLFGEMVTYAQRRVKGIQELEQRLNLQGHPIGIKLLDLLLYREPPRSQLRPQTIISLLHFIKQNVWQHLFGRQADRLEKSNNPDTPDEYMIIDNEPLVNQYISVPREMSQLNCAAFVAGVIEGVCDGADFPARVTAHTVGEGDMWPGKTVFLVKFRPDVVEREGFLGKT from the exons ATGGCCAACCTCGAgccccccggcggcggctcgtccgccccggccgtcaaggagcCCGGCCTGCGCGTCCCGAGCAGTGGCAAGACCATCTACCACCGGCCGCTGAACCGcagcaagacggccgagctGAGCCAGGCGAGCTTCGCCTACCTCTTCGGCGAGATGGTGACGtacgcgcagcgccgcgtcaAGGGCATccaggagctggagcagaG ACTCAACCTGCAGGGCCACCCCATCGGCAtcaagctcctcgacctccttctGTAccgcgagccgccgcgctcgcagcTGCGCCCGCAGACCATCATCTCGCTGCTGCACTTCATCAAGCAGAACGTGTGGCAGCACCTCTTTGGGCGGCAGGCCGACCGGCTGGAAAAGTCAAACAACCCCGACACGCCCGACGAGTACATGATCATCGACAACGAGCCCCTAGTCAACCAGTACATCAGCGTCCCGCGTGAGATGAGCCAGCTCAACTGCGCCGCCTTTGTCGCCGGCGTTATCGAGGGCGtgtgcgacggcgccgacttcCCCGCCCGCGTCACGGCCCACacggtcggcgagggcgacatgTGGCCCGGCAAGACGGTGTTTCTGGTCAAGTTCCGTCCCGATGTGGTTGAGCGCGAGGGCTTCCTCGGCAAGACGTAG
- a CDS encoding uncharacterized protein (COG:S~EggNog:ENOG503P55D), whose protein sequence is MNKDSSFTYVHMHRAGDAELFEDFCKDKLPEDDIYVPPQHQPINPEDEDDVVPDQHAAFGIQRATQKTREPAWKDLGLADLMNKGPAPGPAAGKAAAATTSGSKGKGLPR, encoded by the exons ATG AACAAGGACTCGTCCTTCACGTACGTGCACATGCACCGGGCTGGCGACGCGGAGCTCTTCGAGGACTTTTGCAAGGACAagctgcccgaggacgacatctacgtgccgccgcagcaccaGCCCATCAaccccgaggacgaggacgacgtggtGCCCGACCAGCACGCCGCCTTTGGCATCCAGCGCGCCACCCAGAAGACGAGGGAGCCGGCGTGGAaggacctcggcctcgccgacctgaTGAACAAGGGGCCCGCGCCTGGTCCGGCcgcgggcaaggcggccgccgcgacgacgtcggggAGCAAGGGTAAAGGGCTGCCCCGGTGA
- a CDS encoding uncharacterized protein (COG:S~EggNog:ENOG503P630) yields the protein MDVQNRRRQDGDASPSHDRQPTKRFQVPRACQRCKSLRRGCDERRPCQRCLRAGLGDECLRGGSSWPAAAPLPTFGHDAAAAWARVVAEAQGPVVEECSRLFFAFCHPTIPILTVDYVARLRDAAMDPQTGIEACTLLVAMCAHVLLHVEIPANRGPDSTIPNDYEAYGKALLDTASTAYQTIHWPPTPTLDSCLLAFFIYAGQNRLARHSKTFLCLRQATTLWVLVRDHKPPSPTAETLLNRLFWVLLVSERSHAIRYGRSIALHVTPHVPEIDANDTSLHGFRSLAALFRPIDSAFMAIKNEEALLLPSSPDVLDRAERAINSAIPTSAALQDTQKANLRITKLWLRIIIWQLRLRLGLLTETSHHRNLTYRYPVDVAKELTLSTRDLPIHTMHVHGIGLTEKLFDVASAVVDVMAQIPHTSPSARGMSVEGPPEDDLAYLRALILQLPGGLTVYNELLEKHIQQALPAMASPGSHTSPGSVSLVSHYSPT from the coding sequence ATGGATGTGCAGAATCGCAGGCGACAAGATGGCGACGCCTCCCCGTCCCATGACCGCCAACCGACGAAACGCTTCCAGGTACCGCGTGCCTGCCAGCGCTGCAAGTCGCTGCGGCGAGGTTgtgacgagcgccgcccgtgccagAGATGTCTGCGGGCCGGCCTTGGGGATGAGTGCCTCAGAGGAggttcttcttggccggccgcggcaccGCTGCCTACCTTCGgtcacgatgccgccgccgcatgggCGAGAGTCGTCGCGGAAGCTCAGGGCCCCGTGGTCGAGGAATGCTCCCGGCTCTTCTTTGCGTTCTGCCACCCGACTATCCCGATCCTCACGGTTGACTACGTGGCCCGTCTCCGAGATGCCGCCATGGACCCGCAGACTGGCATCGAGGCCTGCACACTACTCGTCGCCATGTGTGCCCATGTCCTACTTCATGTCGAGATCCCCGCGAACAGGGGGCCTGACAGTACCATACCGAATGACTACGAGGCATACGGcaaggccctgctcgacacagcgtcgacggcatATCAAACCATCCATTGGCCGCCGACTCCGACGCTAGACAgctgcctcctcgccttcttcatctATGCCGGCCAGAACAGACTCGCCCGCCACAGCAAGACCTTTCTGTGTCTgcggcaggcgacgacgctctGGGTCCTCGTCAGGGATCATAAGCCGCCATCCCCTACCGCCGAAACACTGCTCAACCGGCTCTTCTGGGTGCTCCTCGTGTCAGAACGTTCCCATGCCATCCGATATGGCCGGTCTATTGCTCTCCACGTTACGCCCCATGTGCCAGAAATCGATGCCAATGACACATCACTTCATGGTTTCCGGAGTCTAGCAGCCTTGTTTCGCCCAATCGACTCGGCCTTCATGGCGATCAAGAACGAAGaagcgctgctgcttccctCTTCGCCCGACGTCCTGGACCGCGCGGAGCGGGCCATCAATTCGGCGATCCCAACCTCGGCGGCCCTTCAAGACACGCAAAAGGCAAACTTGAGGATAACCAAGCTCTGGCTGCGCATCATCATTTGGCAACTCCGCCTTCGACTGGGCCTCTTGACCGAGACTTCACACCACCGCAACCTGACCTACCGTTAtcccgtcgacgtcgccaaggaGCTGACACTGTCCACCCGGGACTTGCCCATTCACACTATGCACGTTCACGGCATCGGGTTGACTGAAAAGCTTTTCgacgtcgcctcggccgttGTGGACGTCATGGCACAGATTCCACACACCTCACCCAGCGCCAGGGGCATGTCTGTTGAGGGGCCTCCGGAGGACGATCTGGCGTACTTGCGTGCTTTGATACTCCAACTCCCAGGAGGGCTTACCGTCTACAATGAGCTGTTGGAGAAGCACATTCAACAAGCGCTGCCAGCCATGGCGTCACCGGGTTCGCACACCTCGCCGGGCAGTGTGAGCCTCGTCTCACATTACAGTCCGACATGA
- a CDS encoding uncharacterized protein (TransMembrane:8 (i140-173o193-213i225-246o354-372i379-400o406-432i444-462o474-495i)~COG:P~EggNog:ENOG503NUVA), whose protein sequence is MAGGIDAMTPTKSAEAHFEHDVNVKPSVLAAEARHGAQAEHQMSLWQAIKTYPKAIGWSVLLSSTLIMEGYDLALLGNLYASQPFNKKFGTLNPATGKYAVSAAWQSGLSNGARAGEIIGLIIAGWTADRYGYKKTTVGFLVAMIAFVFVLFFAPNVQVLIVGEVLCGIPWGAFQSVTPAYASEVAPVVLRPYLTTFINMCWVIGQFFAAAVNKGSIGRDDQWSYRIPFGVQWVWPVPILAGVIFAPESPWWHMRKNNRAAAKASLLRLTSRNQPDFNPDETLAMIEHTNEMEKQLKEGVSYRDCFQGVDIRRTEIVVGIWLVQTLGGQNIMGYFSYFLTQAGMDPKNSFSLSMAQYALGMVGTAGSWLLMAKVGRRKIHFGGLCCQFLLLIIVGSLSFSKDNNSVWAIAALLIVFTFVYDFTVGPVTYALVSELSSTRLKAKTIVLARAAYNASNIFVNVMTNYQLSSTAWNWGARASFFWAGSCLLSVVWVYFRLPEPRGRTYAELDELFEKQVPARKFATTHVDPYAHEVEDRRFVEQDK, encoded by the exons caagACATGGCGCCCAGGCCGAGCACCAGATGAGCCTCTGGCAGGCCATCAAGACGTATCCCAAGGCGATTGGCTGGTCCGTCCTTCTCTCCTCTACGCTCATCATGGAGGGCTACGAcctcgcgctgctgggcaACCTATACGCCTCGCAGCCCTTCAACAAGAAGTTCGGCACCCTCAACCCGGCCACGGGCAAGtacgccgtctccgccgcgTGGCAGTCTGGCCTCTCCAACGGAGCCCGCGCCGGTGAGATCATCGGTCTCATCATCGCTGGTTGGACCGCCGACCGCTATGGCTACAAAAAGACGACCGTCGGCTTTCTGGTTGCCATGATTGCCTTTGTCTTTGTCTTATTCTTCGCGCCCAATGTCCAGGTCTTGATCGTGGGAGAGGTTCTTTGCG GCATCCCTTGGGGCGCGTTCCAAAGTGTGACGCCAGCATACGCTTCCGAGGTTGCACCCGTGGTGTTGCGACCGTATCTGACCACCTTCATCAACATGTGCTGGGTCATTGGCCAGTtctttgctgctgctgtcaaCAAGGGCTCcatcggccgcgacgaccagTGGTCGTATCGCATCCCCTTTGGCGTACAATGGGTGTGGCCGGTGCCGATCCTGGCGGGCGTCATCTTCGCTCCAGA GTCTCCGTGGTGGCACATGCGCAAGAATAACCGTGCTGCAGCCAAAGCCTCGCTTCTTCGTCTGACGTCGCGGAACCAGCCAGACTTCAACCCCGACGAGACGCTCGCCATGATTGAGCATACCAACGAAATGGAgaagcagctcaaggagggcGTGTCGTACCGCGACTGCTTCCAGGGCGTTGACATCCGCAGGACCGAAATCGTCGTTGGCATCTGGCTCGTGCAGACCCTGGGTGGCCAAAACATCATGGGCTACTTCTCCTACTTCCTGACGCAGGCGGGCATGGACCCCAAGAACTCCTTCTCGCTCTCCATGGCACAGTACGCGCTCGGCATGGTCGGCACGGCCGGATCCTGGTTGCTCATGGCAAAGGTCGGCCGGCGCAAGATCCACTTTGGCGGCCTCTGCTGTCAATTTCTGCTCCTCATCATTGTCGGGTCTCTGTCCTTCTCAAAGGACAACAACTCTGTCTGGGCCATTGCCGCGCTGCTGATTGTCTTCACCTTTGTGTACGACTTCACCGTAGGCCCTGTCACGTACGCTCTGGTGTCAGAGCTGTCCTCGACCcgcctcaaggccaagacgATTGTGCTGGCACGTGCCGCGTACAATGCGAGCAACATCTTCGTCAACGTTATGACGAACTACCAgctgtcctcgacggcgtggaaCTGGGGTGCCCGGGCTTCATTTTTCTGGGCGGGGAGCTGCCTCCTGTCAGTGGTCTGGGTGTACTTCCGTCTTCCCGAGCCTAGGGGCCGCACGTACgcggagctcgacgagctgttCGAGAAGCAGGTGCCCGCGAGGAAGTTTGCGACGACGCATGTCGACCCATATGCGCACGAGGTGGAGGATCGGAGATTCGTGGAACAAGACAAGTAG